A window of the Fusobacterium sp. JB019 genome harbors these coding sequences:
- the cysS gene encoding cysteine--tRNA ligase codes for MIRIYNTMTRSLEEFKPIKENQVSMYVCGPTVYNCIHIGNARPAIVFDTVRRYLEYRGYKVNYVSNFTDVDDKIIKKANEEGVSCEEIAHKYINAYFEDTKKVNLKEEGMQRPKATDYIEEMQELIKNLIEKGYAYESKGDVYFQVDKNKGKYGCLSHQEIDNLRAGARVEVSNIKKSPLDFALWKKAKEGEPSWDSPWGKGRPGWHIECSAMSGKLLGKDFDIHGGGQDLIFPHHENEIAQSTCGSGGNYARYWMHNGYINVDGEKMSKSLGNFFLLREVLEHYEGRVIRFFVLGAQYRKTIDFSDNELQQSKTGLERIDNAILRIKEKVKDGFIEDGDDLSSLKSDVENAKERFIAAMDEDFNTAQGIGVIFELVKKINKYAEVEKLSQQGIKNLEMADTFITYIMEEVLGVLLKKNEENLGNLTSELVEFLLELRRKARVEKNWALSDEIRNRLLEMGIKIKDGKDKTTWSL; via the coding sequence ATGATAAGAATCTATAACACAATGACAAGAAGTTTAGAAGAATTTAAACCAATAAAAGAAAATCAAGTGTCTATGTATGTTTGTGGACCAACAGTTTATAATTGTATTCATATTGGAAATGCACGTCCAGCTATAGTTTTTGATACTGTGAGAAGATATTTAGAATATAGAGGTTATAAAGTTAATTATGTTTCTAATTTTACAGATGTAGATGATAAAATAATAAAAAAAGCTAATGAAGAAGGTGTTTCTTGTGAAGAAATTGCTCATAAATATATTAATGCTTATTTTGAAGATACAAAAAAAGTTAATTTAAAAGAAGAAGGAATGCAAAGACCTAAGGCAACAGACTATATAGAAGAAATGCAAGAGCTTATTAAAAATCTAATTGAAAAAGGTTATGCTTATGAATCAAAAGGGGATGTTTACTTTCAAGTTGATAAAAATAAAGGAAAATATGGATGCTTATCTCATCAAGAAATAGATAATTTAAGAGCGGGAGCTCGTGTGGAGGTTAGTAATATAAAAAAATCACCTTTAGACTTTGCATTATGGAAAAAAGCAAAAGAAGGAGAGCCTAGTTGGGATTCTCCTTGGGGAAAAGGTAGACCAGGATGGCATATAGAATGTTCAGCTATGTCTGGAAAATTATTAGGAAAAGATTTTGATATTCACGGTGGTGGACAGGATCTTATTTTTCCTCATCATGAAAATGAGATAGCACAATCGACTTGTGGATCAGGTGGAAATTATGCTAGATATTGGATGCATAATGGATACATAAATGTTGATGGAGAAAAAATGTCAAAGTCATTAGGAAACTTTTTTCTTTTAAGAGAAGTTTTAGAACATTACGAAGGAAGAGTTATTAGATTTTTTGTTTTAGGAGCTCAATATAGAAAAACTATTGATTTTTCAGATAACGAATTACAACAAAGTAAAACTGGATTAGAAAGAATTGATAATGCTATATTAAGAATAAAAGAAAAAGTTAAAGATGGATTTATAGAAGATGGAGATGATTTATCATCTTTAAAATCAGATGTAGAAAATGCTAAAGAAAGATTTATAGCTGCAATGGATGAAGATTTTAATACAGCTCAAGGAATTGGTGTAATATTTGAACTGGTAAAAAAAATAAATAAATATGCTGAAGTAGAAAAATTATCTCAACAGGGAATAAAAAATCTTGAAATGGCAGATACTTTTATAACTTATATAATGGAAGAAGTATTAGGAGTGTTATTAAAGAAAAATGAAGAAAATTTAGGAAATTTAACATCTGAATTAGTTGAATTTTTGTTAGAATTAAGAAGAAAAGCAAGAGTAGAAAAAAACTGGGCATTATCTGATGAAATAAGAAATAGACTTTTAGAAATGGGAATCAAAATAAAAGATGGAAAGGATAAAACAACATGGTCTCTATAG
- the ispD gene encoding 2-C-methyl-D-erythritol 4-phosphate cytidylyltransferase: MHSSNSEIECTLIVAAAGQGKRMGLSFPKQFLKYKDKPLFINVLEVGEKSNLVKNIIVVTKEDLIDEVSNLCEMYKLKKVKAIIKGGKERQESIYNALKYCSKDSIIAIQDGVRPFFKEEYLEKTIRELKNNQKLSGAIIGVPVKDTVKQLKKDKLIERTPERSTLYLAQTPQVFRGRILKEAYEKALNDNFLGTDDSSLVEKYYGNVKIIEGDYSNIKITTIEDLRFLEL, encoded by the coding sequence TTGCATAGTAGTAACTCTGAAATAGAATGTACTTTAATAGTTGCAGCAGCAGGGCAAGGAAAAAGAATGGGGCTTTCTTTCCCTAAACAGTTTTTGAAATATAAAGATAAACCTTTGTTTATAAATGTTTTAGAAGTGGGAGAAAAATCAAATTTAGTGAAAAATATAATTGTTGTTACAAAAGAAGATTTAATAGATGAAGTTTCTAATTTATGTGAAATGTATAAATTGAAAAAGGTTAAAGCTATTATAAAAGGTGGAAAAGAAAGGCAAGAATCTATTTATAATGCATTAAAATATTGTTCGAAGGATTCAATAATTGCCATACAAGATGGAGTAAGACCTTTTTTCAAAGAGGAATATTTAGAAAAAACTATAAGAGAATTAAAAAATAATCAAAAATTATCAGGGGCAATTATTGGAGTACCAGTTAAAGACACTGTTAAACAGTTGAAAAAAGATAAATTAATAGAAAGAACTCCTGAGAGGTCAACCTTATATTTAGCTCAAACTCCTCAAGTTTTTAGAGGAAGAATATTAAAAGAAGCTTATGAAAAAGCTTTGAATGATAATTTTTTAGGAACAGATGATTCTTCTTTAGTTGAAAAATATTATGGAAATGTAAAAATAATAGAAGGTGATTATTCCAATATAAAGATAACAACAATAGAAGATTTAAGATTTTTAGAATTATAA
- a CDS encoding ATPase, with protein sequence MFKDISSNEEAKIFLKNELKNKKKSGTYIFYGEDRELIFKFALSFSKGLTCKNYEDDFCDECESCKRMNSLTHGDLEIFEDIKIEDVRKISYRASTSSYEGGNRIFILKDLDRLNKESSNALLKLIEEPRDGDYFILLMKNLNLISTIKSRSIILKIKNRTFDELEVTEEIYKFFRGNGHDILNYKKENLDLKKAYIYSDIQKVIESYIENKDIESKMNIYKALIDFYKNKEYIGKAEQLKFAEDIANSCGKERIIAMEICNYMSYFIKDYNKLEKLLKIKNCIKSNVNLRVLFRVFILEI encoded by the coding sequence ATGTTTAAAGATATTTCTTCCAATGAGGAAGCTAAAATATTTTTAAAAAATGAGTTGAAAAATAAAAAAAAGAGTGGAACATATATATTTTATGGAGAGGATAGGGAGCTTATTTTTAAATTTGCTCTCTCTTTTTCCAAAGGTTTAACTTGTAAAAATTATGAGGATGATTTTTGTGATGAATGTGAAAGCTGTAAAAGAATGAACTCTTTAACTCATGGAGATTTAGAAATATTTGAAGATATAAAGATAGAAGATGTAAGAAAAATTTCATATAGAGCTTCAACTTCTTCTTATGAAGGAGGAAATAGAATTTTTATTTTAAAAGATTTAGATAGATTAAATAAAGAATCCTCTAATGCTTTACTTAAGTTAATAGAAGAGCCTAGGGATGGAGATTATTTCATATTGCTTATGAAAAATTTAAATTTAATTTCAACAATAAAATCTAGATCAATAATTTTAAAAATAAAAAATAGAACTTTTGATGAATTAGAAGTAACTGAAGAAATATATAAATTTTTCAGAGGAAATGGACACGATATATTAAATTATAAGAAAGAAAATTTAGATTTAAAAAAAGCATATATATATTCTGATATTCAAAAGGTTATTGAAAGTTATATAGAGAATAAAGATATAGAAAGTAAAATGAATATTTATAAAGCATTGATAGATTTTTATAAAAATAAAGAATATATAGGAAAAGCAGAACAACTTAAATTTGCAGAGGATATAGCTAATTCTTGTGGAAAAGAAAGGATAATAGCTATGGAGATATGTAATTATATGAGTTATTTTATAAAAGATTATAATAAATTAGAAAAGTTACTAAAAATTAAAAATTGTATAAAAAGTAACGTTAATTTAAGGGTATTATTTAGAGTGTTTATTTTAGAAATATAA
- a CDS encoding rod shape-determining protein yields the protein MGLFKFGSRRGIGIDLGTANTLVYNKKTQEIVLNEPSVVAVERETRKVLAVGNEAKAMIGKTPDSIVAIKPLSEGVIADYDVTEAMIKYFIKKVFGNTMFMPDVMICVPIDVTGVEKRAVLEAALSAGAKRAYLIEEARAAALGAGLDISAPTGNMIVDIGGGSTDVAVISFGGTVVSKTIRIASNNFDNDIVRYVKKTHNLLIGDRTAEQIKIKIGTAIPLEEEESIVVKGRDLVMGLPKSVTITSEEVREAINDSLMQIVSCVKEVLEKTPPELASDIVDRGIVMAGGGSLIRNFPKLIAQHTQLHVRLSEEPLMNVVRGAGLAMDQLDVLKKIEKAER from the coding sequence ATGGGATTATTTAAGTTTGGATCAAGAAGAGGAATAGGAATAGATTTAGGTACAGCTAATACACTTGTTTATAATAAAAAAACGCAAGAGATAGTATTAAATGAACCATCAGTAGTTGCAGTTGAAAGAGAAACAAGAAAGGTTTTAGCAGTTGGGAACGAAGCAAAGGCAATGATAGGTAAAACTCCAGATTCTATAGTTGCTATAAAACCTTTAAGTGAAGGGGTTATTGCTGATTATGATGTAACAGAAGCTATGATAAAATATTTTATAAAAAAAGTATTTGGAAATACTATGTTTATGCCAGATGTAATGATATGTGTTCCAATTGATGTAACAGGAGTAGAAAAAAGAGCGGTATTAGAAGCTGCTTTATCAGCAGGAGCTAAAAGAGCATATTTAATAGAAGAAGCTAGAGCAGCAGCTTTAGGAGCAGGATTAGATATATCAGCACCAACAGGAAATATGATAGTTGATATTGGTGGAGGATCTACAGATGTTGCTGTGATTTCTTTTGGTGGGACAGTTGTAAGTAAAACTATTAGAATTGCAAGTAATAACTTTGATAATGATATTGTGAGATATGTTAAAAAAACTCATAATTTGTTAATAGGAGATAGAACAGCAGAACAAATAAAAATAAAAATAGGGACAGCTATTCCTTTGGAAGAAGAAGAAAGTATAGTTGTAAAAGGAAGAGATTTAGTAATGGGGCTTCCAAAATCAGTAACGATAACATCTGAAGAAGTAAGAGAAGCAATTAATGATTCATTAATGCAAATAGTATCTTGCGTAAAAGAAGTTTTGGAAAAAACTCCTCCAGAATTAGCTTCAGATATAGTTGATAGAGGAATAGTAATGGCAGGAGGAGGTTCTTTAATAAGAAACTTCCCTAAATTAATAGCTCAACATACTCAATTACATGTTAGATTATCAGAAGAGCCTCTTATGAATGTTGTTAGAGGAGCGGGGCTAGCTATGGACCAATTAGATGTATTGAAAAAAATAGAGAAAGCAGAGAGGTAA
- a CDS encoding CoA-binding protein has protein sequence MDLKETMKMKNFVVVGDTLNERKYACKIKKELLAGGYKVASVGKELESINDVGFEIDVLDLCINPRAGIKLLKENKKKFKNIVIQPGAESREILEYLNKNNIPYIESCLLVGLRIY, from the coding sequence ATGGATTTGAAAGAAACAATGAAAATGAAAAATTTTGTTGTTGTTGGAGATACTTTAAATGAAAGAAAATATGCATGTAAAATAAAAAAAGAATTACTAGCAGGAGGATATAAAGTTGCTTCCGTTGGAAAAGAATTAGAAAGTATAAATGATGTTGGATTTGAGATAGATGTTTTAGATTTATGTATTAATCCTAGGGCTGGAATAAAATTATTAAAAGAAAATAAAAAAAAGTTTAAAAATATAGTTATTCAACCAGGAGCAGAAAGTAGAGAAATTTTAGAATATTTAAATAAAAATAATATCCCATATATAGAAAGTTGTTTGCTTGTAGGATTAAGAATATATTAA
- the trxA gene encoding thioredoxin, whose product MSIINITKDNFEAEVLKSNDIVILDFWATWCGPCRALGPILESFVNKNSNIKIGKINVDEEAELAGKFEIMSIPTLIIYKNGEIINKSVGLVSESKISELIK is encoded by the coding sequence ATGTCAATCATAAATATAACTAAAGATAATTTTGAAGCTGAAGTTTTAAAATCTAATGATATTGTTATTTTAGATTTTTGGGCTACTTGGTGTGGACCTTGTAGAGCACTAGGACCTATACTAGAATCTTTTGTTAATAAAAATTCTAATATTAAAATAGGTAAAATCAATGTAGATGAAGAGGCTGAATTAGCTGGTAAATTTGAAATAATGAGTATTCCTACTTTAATAATTTATAAAAACGGAGAAATTATTAATAAATCTGTTGGGCTAGTTTCTGAAAGTAAAATATCTGAGTTAATTAAATAA
- the rpmB gene encoding 50S ribosomal protein L28: MKRCEVSGKGMTFGHQVSHSHRATNRVWKPNLQPVVITVNGKSLKVKVCTKVLKTLKSATEVETMQILKANKNNLSPRIQKFLSK, from the coding sequence ATGAAAAGATGTGAAGTTAGTGGTAAAGGAATGACTTTCGGACACCAAGTTTCTCACTCTCATAGAGCAACTAACAGAGTATGGAAACCAAATCTTCAACCAGTTGTAATAACTGTTAATGGAAAATCTCTTAAAGTTAAAGTTTGTACTAAAGTTTTAAAAACTTTAAAATCAGCTACTGAAGTTGAAACTATGCAAATATTAAAAGCAAATAAAAATAATTTAAGCCCTAGAATTCAAAAATTCTTAAGCAAATAA
- a CDS encoding PLP-dependent aminotransferase family protein — protein MKQFLYLKIYNDLKEKILKNHFTDNKLPSTRALTKEYLVSSRTISKSLELLEINGYINIIPSKGIYIKNNTKFKNNKKIKTILKNYKKTEIKTNKTIDFSKSEIDSSFFNKFLYQKLLKEIFSSEDFVLNDFKYIQGLPSFINFISEWIESDNIFVHKDNIFSISRTQQCLEIIMRSFYHDKKLNIAVSDPTHYNTITLLEPFANIHGVHLLDDGWDFHDFENILNQYKIDFVYEAPNFQNPSGISWSVEKKLHLLNLANKHDFYIIEEDNLSDFFYNINKPITFKSLDKIGNERVFYIKDFSKIISNELQVALLIVPTIFKEKISLEIVSLEASPSNISQKIIELFIRNNHMNTFIKKYKKKLETRHNYALYLLKKIPYLKIMHVPYGGFFIWLQLKTEIDEELFYTLCKIKGVLILPGYIFYQDRRKNSKFRICFISTDLEKIHTGINIIKNILSKKKLRDI, from the coding sequence ATGAAACAATTCTTATATTTAAAAATTTATAATGATTTAAAAGAAAAAATATTAAAAAATCACTTTACTGATAATAAACTCCCTTCCACTAGAGCTCTCACTAAAGAATATTTAGTGAGTTCAAGAACAATCTCTAAAAGTCTTGAACTTTTAGAAATAAATGGTTATATCAATATAATTCCTTCTAAGGGAATATATATAAAAAATAACACTAAATTTAAAAATAACAAAAAGATTAAAACTATTTTAAAAAATTATAAAAAAACTGAAATAAAAACAAATAAAACTATTGATTTTTCTAAATCTGAAATAGATAGTTCTTTTTTTAATAAATTTCTCTATCAAAAACTTTTAAAAGAAATTTTTTCTTCTGAAGATTTTGTTTTAAATGATTTTAAATACATACAAGGACTTCCAAGTTTTATAAATTTTATATCTGAATGGATAGAAAGTGATAATATTTTTGTTCATAAAGATAATATTTTTTCAATTTCCAGAACTCAACAATGCTTAGAAATTATAATGCGATCTTTTTATCATGATAAAAAATTAAATATTGCTGTTTCTGATCCTACACATTATAACACAATAACCTTATTAGAACCATTCGCAAATATCCATGGTGTGCATCTTTTAGATGACGGTTGGGATTTTCATGATTTTGAAAATATTCTTAATCAATATAAAATAGATTTTGTTTATGAAGCTCCTAACTTTCAAAATCCTTCTGGGATTTCATGGTCTGTAGAAAAAAAACTACATCTTTTAAATCTTGCTAATAAACATGACTTTTACATTATAGAAGAAGATAATTTATCTGATTTCTTTTACAATATAAATAAACCTATAACTTTTAAAAGTTTAGATAAAATCGGAAATGAACGAGTTTTTTATATTAAAGATTTCTCTAAAATTATTTCAAATGAATTACAAGTTGCTTTATTAATAGTTCCTACGATTTTTAAAGAAAAAATTTCTTTAGAAATTGTTAGTTTAGAAGCTTCTCCTTCTAATATTTCTCAAAAAATAATAGAATTATTTATTAGAAATAACCATATGAATACTTTTATAAAAAAATATAAGAAAAAATTAGAAACAAGGCATAATTATGCTCTATATTTATTAAAAAAAATTCCTTATCTTAAAATAATGCATGTCCCATATGGTGGTTTCTTTATTTGGCTTCAACTAAAAACTGAAATAGATGAAGAGTTGTTCTATACTCTTTGCAAAATTAAAGGAGTTTTAATTTTACCTGGTTATATTTTTTATCAGGATAGAAGAAAAAATTCAAAATTTAGAATTTGTTTTATTTCAACAGATTTAGAAAAAATACATACTGGTATTAATATAATTAAAAATATTTTAAGCAAAAAAAAACTTAGAGATATATAA
- a CDS encoding ribonuclease III domain-containing protein — MVSIDLREKSGVVLAYLGDSIWEVNVREYFFMKGYNLRHMNNEVVKYVNAKAQSKILNKILKDVDEKYKQLINRSKNGRIKSFPKTCTPQEYREATAFEAYIAALYLDGNIDEIRNIVKLNIDLEGKDGII; from the coding sequence ATGGTCTCTATAGATTTAAGAGAAAAAAGTGGGGTAGTATTAGCCTATTTAGGAGATTCCATATGGGAAGTTAATGTTAGAGAATATTTTTTTATGAAAGGCTATAATTTAAGACATATGAATAATGAAGTAGTAAAGTATGTTAATGCAAAAGCCCAAAGTAAAATATTAAATAAGATATTAAAAGATGTAGATGAAAAATATAAACAACTTATAAATAGATCAAAAAATGGAAGGATAAAATCTTTTCCAAAAACTTGTACTCCTCAAGAGTATAGAGAAGCAACAGCATTTGAAGCATATATTGCAGCTTTATATTTAGATGGTAATATTGATGAAATAAGAAATATAGTGAAATTAAATATAGACTTGGAGGGAAAAGATGGGATTATTTAA
- a CDS encoding mechanosensitive ion channel, with the protein MNNLNLDIFFQSLFASMGTKLPGITLKLIWILVILFLSKPIVNLIDKTSNILMEKHNVDPLLKTFSLSLLHMITYIFIFFLLIGGIGIRATSLITILGTAGIAIGLALQGSLTNLAGGILILLFKPFYKGDYIESSSGSGIVDSIRILYTTIVTIDNKKIIIPNGALANSPLTNLSRNPERRIDLIISVNYDADINLVKDTLKKIADSHEKVLHNRGYTIRLMSHNASSLDFTFRVWTSTPNYWTVRFDLMEEVIIKFRENNIEIPYNKLDIYNKSFELEKQ; encoded by the coding sequence ATGAACAATTTAAATCTGGATATATTTTTTCAAAGTTTATTTGCTAGTATGGGAACAAAACTTCCCGGCATTACTCTTAAACTTATTTGGATTTTAGTAATCCTTTTTTTATCTAAACCTATAGTTAATTTAATTGATAAAACCAGTAATATTCTTATGGAAAAACATAATGTTGATCCTTTATTAAAAACTTTTTCTCTTTCACTCTTACATATGATTACTTATATTTTTATATTTTTCTTGTTAATTGGGGGAATAGGAATTAGAGCAACCTCTTTAATAACTATACTTGGTACTGCTGGTATAGCAATAGGTTTAGCGCTTCAAGGAAGTTTAACTAATTTAGCTGGTGGAATTTTAATTTTATTATTCAAACCTTTTTACAAGGGTGATTATATCGAAAGCTCTTCTGGTTCAGGAATAGTTGATAGCATTCGTATTCTTTACACTACAATTGTAACCATTGATAATAAAAAAATTATTATTCCAAACGGAGCTTTGGCTAATTCTCCATTAACTAATCTTTCAAGAAATCCTGAAAGACGAATTGATTTAATAATTTCTGTAAATTATGATGCTGATATCAATTTAGTAAAAGACACTTTAAAAAAAATTGCTGATAGTCATGAAAAAGTATTACACAATAGAGGATACACAATTAGACTTATGTCACATAATGCTAGCTCTCTAGATTTTACATTTAGAGTCTGGACCTCTACTCCTAATTATTGGACAGTTAGATTTGATTTAATGGAGGAAGTTATTATTAAGTTTAGAGAAAATAATATCGAAATCCCTTATAACAAACTTGATATCTATAATAAAAGTTTTGAATTAGAAAAGCAATAA
- a CDS encoding endonuclease MutS2: protein MNTHSYDVLEFNKLKNVLSEYMVTESSKNKSKNLSIYKEVNLLRKDFNILKDFIDFSKYDGGIELSGLTDITNLLKKCELIGMFFEPDELFFINQNLRLFRLFKNKLEELDKYKELRNKYSKIETLKYIEDIINKTIDNEKNIKDEASLDLRDLRSHKKLLSSNIKRKFEDMFSNDNLSKAIQEKIITVRDGRNVIPIKTDFKGLIKGIEHDRSSSGQTVFIEPLAVVSLNNKMRELEAREREEIRKILLRLTDQVRMNIDTISKVSEVCLELDFLNGKSKFSIDLECNIPEINTREQLNIISGRHPFIPKDKVVPLTFEIGKKYNTLLITGPNTGGKTVALKVAGLLTLMALSGIPIPASPDSSVGFFENVYADIGDEQSIEQSLSSFSAHLTNVQKILSGVSKNSLVLLDELGSGTDPVEGSAFAMAVIDYLKDKKSKSIITTHYSEVKAYGYNEEEIETASMEFNSQTLSPTYKLLIGIPGESNALTIARRLGVSEEVINKAESYISDENKKVEKMISNIKTKSEELEIMQVEVDRLKRKALADKQEYEEKLRKLEIEKNKILKEAYEKADNMMKEMQNKAAALVKKIQSEEAKKIDAKNVQKSLNMLRSSLKDDKKKNVEIKPKIARKIDIKEGEKVFVKSLKQYADILKINKVKETVFIQAGILKLEVSLDDVSKIISKKKKTYTSVISHNKSMVKSKIDLRGKMVEESVYDLESYFDTAMLNGYKEVQVITGNGTGALRKGVVSYLKECRYVKEFRFGGQGEGGVGCIVVTLK from the coding sequence TTGAATACACATAGTTATGATGTTTTAGAATTTAATAAATTAAAAAATGTTTTAAGTGAATATATGGTAACGGAAAGTTCTAAGAATAAATCTAAGAATTTATCAATATACAAAGAAGTTAACTTATTAAGGAAAGATTTTAATATTTTAAAAGATTTTATAGATTTTTCAAAGTATGATGGAGGAATTGAATTGTCAGGATTGACTGATATAACAAATCTTTTAAAAAAATGTGAATTAATTGGAATGTTTTTTGAACCAGATGAGTTATTTTTTATTAATCAAAATTTAAGATTATTTAGATTATTTAAGAATAAATTAGAAGAATTAGATAAATATAAAGAATTAAGAAATAAATATTCCAAGATAGAAACACTAAAATATATAGAAGATATTATTAATAAAACTATTGATAATGAAAAAAATATAAAAGATGAGGCTTCTCTAGATTTAAGAGATTTAAGATCTCATAAAAAATTATTATCTTCTAATATAAAAAGAAAATTTGAAGATATGTTTTCAAATGATAATTTATCAAAGGCAATTCAGGAAAAAATAATAACAGTTCGTGATGGAAGAAATGTAATTCCGATAAAAACAGATTTTAAAGGATTAATTAAAGGGATAGAACATGACAGATCTTCAAGTGGTCAGACAGTATTTATAGAACCTTTAGCTGTAGTTTCTTTGAATAATAAGATGAGGGAATTAGAAGCTAGAGAAAGAGAAGAAATAAGAAAAATATTATTAAGGTTAACTGATCAAGTTAGAATGAATATTGACACTATTTCTAAGGTTTCTGAAGTTTGTTTAGAATTGGACTTTCTTAATGGAAAATCAAAATTTTCTATTGACTTAGAATGCAATATTCCTGAAATTAACACAAGAGAACAATTAAATATAATAAGTGGAAGACATCCTTTTATACCAAAAGATAAGGTTGTTCCTCTTACTTTTGAAATAGGAAAAAAATATAATACTTTATTAATAACAGGTCCAAATACAGGAGGTAAAACAGTAGCTTTAAAAGTTGCGGGATTACTTACTTTGATGGCTTTATCAGGAATCCCAATTCCAGCAAGTCCGGATTCAAGTGTTGGATTTTTTGAGAATGTTTATGCGGATATAGGTGATGAGCAAAGTATAGAACAGTCATTGTCATCTTTTTCAGCTCACTTAACAAATGTTCAGAAAATATTGTCAGGTGTTTCTAAAAATAGTTTAGTTTTGTTAGATGAATTAGGTTCAGGAACAGATCCAGTTGAGGGGTCAGCTTTTGCAATGGCAGTAATAGATTATTTAAAAGATAAGAAATCAAAATCAATTATAACTACTCACTATAGTGAAGTAAAAGCTTATGGTTATAATGAAGAAGAAATTGAAACAGCTTCAATGGAATTTAATTCTCAAACATTATCTCCTACATATAAATTATTGATAGGAATTCCAGGGGAGAGTAATGCTTTAACTATAGCAAGAAGGTTAGGAGTTTCAGAAGAAGTTATAAATAAAGCAGAATCTTATATAAGTGATGAGAATAAAAAAGTAGAAAAAATGATTAGTAATATAAAAACTAAATCAGAAGAACTTGAAATTATGCAAGTAGAAGTAGATAGGCTAAAAAGAAAAGCTTTGGCTGATAAACAAGAGTATGAAGAAAAGCTAAGAAAATTAGAAATTGAAAAAAATAAAATATTAAAAGAAGCTTATGAAAAAGCTGATAATATGATGAAAGAAATGCAAAATAAAGCAGCAGCTTTAGTTAAAAAAATTCAATCAGAAGAAGCAAAAAAAATAGATGCAAAAAATGTTCAAAAAAGTTTAAATATGCTTAGAAGTTCTTTAAAAGATGATAAAAAGAAAAATGTAGAAATAAAACCTAAAATAGCTAGAAAAATAGATATAAAAGAAGGAGAGAAAGTTTTTGTTAAAAGTTTAAAACAATATGCAGATATTTTAAAAATAAATAAAGTTAAAGAAACAGTATTTATTCAAGCTGGAATATTAAAATTAGAAGTTTCCCTAGATGATGTTAGTAAAATTATAAGTAAAAAGAAAAAAACATATACTTCTGTGATATCTCATAATAAATCTATGGTAAAATCTAAAATTGATTTAAGAGGTAAAATGGTTGAAGAATCAGTATATGACTTAGAATCTTATTTTGATACTGCTATGTTAAATGGATATAAGGAAGTTCAAGTTATCACAGGAAACGGTACAGGAGCTCTAAGAAAAGGAGTTGTTTCTTATCTTAAAGAATGTAGATATGTTAAAGAATTTAGATTTGGAGGACAAGGAGAAGGTGGTGTTGGTTGCATAGTAGTAACTCTGAAATAG